The Balneola sp. MJW-20 genome window below encodes:
- a CDS encoding NADP-dependent malic enzyme: MAKKDYAKLAIEAHKKSRGKISVEAKMPLETKDDLSIAYTPGVAKPCEEIAENKEKAYDYTSKGNLVAVVSDGSAVLGLGNIGPEAALPVMEGKAVLFKKFADVDAVPIVLDTQDTEEIIHAVKMIAPTFGGINLEDISAPRCFEIEDRLKAELPIPVFHDDQHGTAIVTLAAMYNAAKITGKKFKDLDIVINGAGAAGVAIVELLFEAGVHEVIMCDSKGIIHKDRDDLNPVKEKMAEMTNNSRRTGGLEDAIADADVFIGVSAPGVLTQDMIKTMKGDPWIFAMANPIPEIMPHEAKEAGASIIATGRSDFPNQINNVLAFPGLFRGALDARVSNLTTKMFIDAAKAIADSVKEPTPDKIIPSPFDEGVPELVAKAIKDNR; this comes from the coding sequence ATGGCAAAAAAAGACTACGCTAAACTAGCAATTGAAGCCCATAAAAAAAGCAGAGGCAAGATCTCTGTTGAGGCTAAAATGCCTCTCGAAACTAAAGACGACCTGAGTATCGCATATACTCCCGGAGTCGCAAAGCCCTGCGAAGAAATTGCAGAGAATAAAGAGAAAGCATATGATTACACTTCTAAAGGCAATCTGGTCGCCGTAGTAAGTGATGGTTCAGCGGTGCTTGGACTTGGCAATATAGGACCTGAAGCAGCTTTACCGGTAATGGAAGGAAAAGCTGTACTATTCAAGAAATTTGCTGATGTAGATGCGGTTCCTATTGTGCTGGACACACAGGATACCGAAGAAATTATCCATGCCGTTAAGATGATCGCTCCAACTTTTGGCGGGATAAATCTGGAAGATATTTCAGCACCGCGATGTTTTGAGATAGAAGACCGGTTAAAAGCTGAACTACCGATTCCGGTTTTCCACGACGACCAGCATGGTACTGCGATCGTGACACTGGCTGCTATGTATAATGCTGCCAAGATCACCGGAAAGAAATTCAAAGACCTGGATATTGTAATCAATGGCGCGGGTGCTGCCGGAGTAGCGATCGTTGAATTACTCTTTGAAGCCGGAGTACATGAGGTGATCATGTGCGACAGCAAGGGGATCATCCATAAAGACCGTGACGACCTGAATCCGGTAAAAGAGAAAATGGCTGAAATGACCAATAACAGTCGGAGAACCGGCGGCCTTGAAGATGCTATTGCGGATGCTGACGTGTTTATTGGTGTATCTGCGCCCGGAGTTCTTACTCAGGATATGATCAAAACGATGAAGGGTGATCCCTGGATCTTTGCGATGGCGAATCCTATTCCCGAGATCATGCCTCATGAAGCCAAAGAAGCTGGTGCATCAATAATCGCGACCGGCAGATCAGACTTCCCTAATCAGATCAATAATGTGCTCGCATTCCCGGGTTTATTCCGCGGTGCATTAGATGCCAGGGTTTCGAACCTCACCACAAAGATGTTCATTGATGCTGCAAAAGCAATCGCTGACAGTGTGAAGGAGCCGACCCCCGATAAAATTATCCCCAGCCCTTTTGACGAGGGAGTACCCGAGCTTGTCGCAAAGGCGATCAAAGATAACAGGTAA
- a CDS encoding M1 family metallopeptidase: protein MNKLVLFFTIILAITTSAEAQNRTYWQQHVDYTMEIDVDAANHQFTGTQKLVYTNNSPDVLDRVYYHLYFNAFQPGSMMDKRSRTIADPDGRVRDRIYYLEEDEIGYQRIQSLKQDGRDVEYSVEGTILVVELNKAIQPGESTTFDMEFEAQVPLQIRRSGWNNAEGVEFSMSQWYPKLSEYDFQGWHPNPYVGREFHGVFGDFDVKISIDKDYVLGATGVIQNPNQVGHGYADEADVNLPSGDKITYHFKAENVLDFFWGADPDFTHTTAQVPGGPELHFFYQEEMVDIEANAQQNAQFKANWEALPEYTVKAFEYANENFGEYPYPQFSVIQGGDGGMEYPMGTLITGGRGLGSLVGVTVHEMYHSWYQNVLGTNESLLAWMDEGFTSFASSETMASLFNREGNVHAGSYRGYRGLALSDIEEPLTTHSDHFNTNRAYGTASYSKGAVFLYQLSYIIGDDAFRKGMLNYHETWKLKHPTALDFLNIMEKESGMILDWYYEYFVQTTKKIDYTVGSVVGDANKTVVELKREELTPMPLDVMVEYTDGSSELFYIPLRIMRGEKPNEYDMERTVLDDWMWVYPSYNMTINRPASEISRIMIDPSERMADVNPENNLFDVQSILGN from the coding sequence ATGAACAAACTGGTACTTTTTTTCACGATCATCTTAGCTATTACAACCTCGGCTGAAGCCCAGAATCGCACATACTGGCAACAGCACGTAGATTACACCATGGAAATTGATGTGGATGCAGCCAATCATCAATTTACCGGTACACAGAAACTGGTCTACACGAATAATTCTCCGGATGTACTGGACCGGGTCTACTACCATCTTTATTTCAATGCATTCCAGCCCGGCAGTATGATGGACAAACGATCCCGAACGATCGCCGATCCAGACGGTCGCGTTCGTGACCGAATCTATTATCTTGAAGAGGATGAGATCGGTTATCAGCGCATTCAGTCGCTGAAACAAGACGGGCGTGATGTTGAATATTCTGTGGAAGGCACTATCCTTGTGGTCGAACTGAATAAAGCGATCCAGCCGGGAGAAAGCACTACATTCGATATGGAATTCGAAGCCCAGGTACCTTTACAGATCCGACGTTCCGGATGGAATAATGCGGAAGGTGTTGAGTTCTCCATGTCGCAGTGGTACCCAAAACTTTCTGAGTATGATTTCCAGGGATGGCATCCTAACCCATATGTAGGCCGCGAATTTCACGGTGTATTCGGTGACTTTGATGTTAAGATCAGTATCGATAAGGATTATGTTCTCGGAGCTACCGGTGTCATTCAGAATCCAAACCAGGTGGGCCATGGATATGCTGATGAAGCAGATGTAAACCTCCCTTCGGGAGATAAAATCACTTATCATTTCAAAGCTGAGAATGTGCTCGATTTCTTCTGGGGAGCAGATCCGGATTTCACACATACCACCGCTCAGGTTCCGGGCGGCCCTGAACTGCATTTCTTCTACCAGGAAGAAATGGTTGATATAGAAGCCAACGCTCAGCAGAATGCTCAATTCAAAGCAAACTGGGAGGCACTTCCTGAATACACTGTAAAAGCATTTGAGTACGCGAATGAGAACTTTGGAGAATACCCTTATCCTCAGTTTTCCGTGATACAGGGTGGAGACGGTGGAATGGAATATCCTATGGGAACACTGATCACCGGTGGTCGCGGTCTGGGATCATTAGTAGGAGTAACGGTTCATGAAATGTATCACAGCTGGTACCAGAATGTACTGGGAACCAACGAATCCCTCCTCGCCTGGATGGATGAAGGCTTCACTTCTTTTGCATCCTCAGAGACCATGGCCAGTTTATTCAACCGTGAGGGCAATGTTCATGCAGGTTCCTACAGAGGGTATCGCGGGCTCGCATTGAGTGATATTGAAGAACCGCTGACTACACACTCAGATCACTTTAATACCAACCGTGCTTATGGCACTGCTTCTTATTCCAAAGGGGCTGTATTTCTGTATCAGCTCAGCTACATCATTGGTGATGATGCTTTCCGTAAAGGTATGCTGAACTATCATGAGACCTGGAAGTTAAAGCATCCGACTGCACTGGACTTCCTGAATATTATGGAAAAAGAATCAGGTATGATCCTGGACTGGTACTATGAATACTTTGTACAGACTACCAAAAAGATCGATTATACCGTTGGTTCAGTAGTCGGAGATGCAAATAAGACCGTGGTTGAATTAAAAAGAGAAGAGCTCACTCCAATGCCTCTTGACGTGATGGTAGAATACACGGACGGAAGTTCCGAATTATTCTATATCCCGCTTCGCATCATGCGTGGTGAAAAGCCAAACGAATACGATATGGAGCGCACTGTACTCGATGACTGGATGTGGGTGTACCCATCATATAACATGACTATTAACCGCCCGGCATCTGAGATCAGCCGTATCATGATAGACCCTTCAGAAAGAATGGCGGATGTTAATCCTGAAAATAATCTTTTTGACGTACAGTCAATTCTCGGAAACTAA
- the recR gene encoding recombination mediator RecR produces the protein MQITSEYLERVIEQLAKLPGTGRKSAQRIAIHLLKQNNDQVLKLANALIDLKNKVIRCSVCGTVADQNPCTICSNIKRENGQICVVEEFNDVYIIEKTNEFRGRYHVLGGVISPMDNVGPDDLRIQELLKRVGNEDENISEVILALNPDAEGEATSYYINKLLKAYEVNVTRIAYGIPMGTELEFIDEATLSRAFATRNNF, from the coding sequence ATGCAGATAACCTCTGAATACCTTGAAAGGGTGATCGAACAACTGGCTAAACTCCCCGGTACCGGACGAAAATCAGCTCAGCGTATAGCCATTCACCTGTTAAAGCAGAATAACGACCAGGTACTGAAGCTTGCAAACGCACTAATCGACCTGAAGAATAAAGTGATCCGATGCTCCGTCTGCGGCACAGTGGCCGACCAGAACCCCTGTACCATTTGTAGCAATATAAAGAGGGAAAATGGCCAGATATGTGTGGTTGAAGAATTTAATGATGTATATATCATTGAAAAGACCAATGAGTTCAGAGGCCGGTATCATGTCCTGGGTGGAGTGATCTCTCCAATGGATAATGTGGGCCCGGATGATCTGCGAATTCAGGAACTTCTGAAACGGGTCGGCAATGAGGATGAAAATATCAGTGAAGTGATCCTTGCTCTAAATCCCGATGCTGAAGGTGAAGCAACCTCCTATTACATCAATAAACTCCTCAAAGCCTATGAGGTGAATGTGACGCGAATTGCTTACGGCATCCCGATGGGAACTGAGCTCGAATTTATCGACGAGGCCACTCTCAGCCGTGCATTTGCCACCAGGAATAATTTTTGA